The window TATGTAGCTTAAGCTGCCTTACTGTCAAGTCAAGGTAACCGCATGACCATTGTGAGACGGTCCTAGCTGAATAATTACGTTAGTTGCACAGCTCACAGAGTGCAATCCAAGAACTGCTGAAGGCAATCAAATCCCTTTCTCTTCTTGGGATCTTGTGTATGAATTATATCAACACAACCAGGAGCATGAATGCGATCCATCATGGAGATCTCATCCATCATGTCCCAGAACAATAGGTCTAAAACTGCATACGTAGCTTCGCTTCCTTGATGCAGTATTTGTTCAGATGTAAACACATGGATTTCATTCTTGATGCAGAGCCAGCTACATTCCCCAACCTTCTTTGCACCTAAAGCTTCCATTGACCTCCACATCCTGGCCATGCTTTCCCACTTACATCTTGCACCATACGTTCGAGCCAGAACAGTGTACGGCAGTGACGACTGAGGCTTCAGTTTCAACATATTCTCTGCGATTGACTCTGCCATGGCGAAATCTCCTTGAATCATGCAAGCCTCGAGAATATTGAGGAGGGCAGCAGTATTGCACTTCTGCAACTTGTTCTGGACTAGATCTTCTGCCTCTCTAAACAACCCTGCACGGCTTAACATGTCAGCCACACATGCATAGTGCTCCAGGCCAGGGACGACATGGTACTTGGCTTTAAACAGGGAAATTATATCCATTGCTTCATTAACCAGACCTCCCAAGCTACAAGCAGATAAAGCTCCGAAAAGAGTAATTCTATCTGGCTTGACGCCACAGTCCAGCATCCACCAAAACACTCCAAGAGCTTCCCTACCTCCCCCATTCTGCGATAGACCGATGATCATTGTATTCCATAACACCAAATCCTTGACACAAACACTATCGAAGAGTTTCCTGGCATGCTTCAAGGAACCTAACTTACAATACATGTCAATGAGAGCAGTGGCAACAATCATATCATCCTCAAACCCACATTTATATACCAGTGCATGGATTTGGGTGCCCTGCTCCATCAGACCAAAACACGAACTCCATCTCAGCACGCTTGCAAAAGTGAACTCAGTTGGAAGAACGGCATTTCGCAGAGCAATCACAAAGAGGCCCAGAGCATGCTCCATCAAACCACTCCTGGCATAGCACGATATCATTGCGTTACATGTTTCTGAGTCCCATTTGGTTAATCCCTCGAAAAGCCTGACAGCATCAGGTAGTCTGTCAGACATGGACAATAGGCCGATCACAGCACTACAGATGATAGAATTTGACAGGAGTCCTGTTTTGACGCAAAGGGCCAAGAGCTGGTCACCCTTAGCCAAATCCTCAATATCTGTGCACGCGGTAAGCACCGTCGACACACTGCATTCGTCAACCGAAAACCCATGGCTTCTAGTCAATCGGAAACACTCAAACACCGCACTGCTCTGGCCATCATCCTTGTACACTGACATGACAGAATTCATCGAAACCATGTCCAATTCGTTCATATTCCAAAAGACGCGCATGGCATATTCCAAGAGGCCGACACGCCGATACATGTCGACAAGCGTGTTGCCGACGACGGCATTGTGTTGGGCAGAGCCGTGACGGACAGCAGCTGCATGAACCTGCATCCCGTGGGGGGCAGAGCAGACCGCCGACGAGACAATGGAGAAGGTGAAGGCGCTAGGCCTGACGCCTAGCTCCCTCATCCTGCGCGCAAGCCGGAGCGCCTCGTCGGCGCGCCCGCTTCGAGAGTAGCCGGAGATGATGGAGTTGTAGGCGACGGTGTCCCTGTGGGGCATTCCGTCGAACAGCCTCCGCGCCGCCGGGAGGTCACGGGACTTGAGCAGCGCGGCGAGGAGGATGTTGCGGGAGAAGCGGTTGGCTGCGCCGCCGGGCGCGTGGGTCAGCAGGGCGATGGCGGCAGGGGTGGCGCCGAGGCGGGAGTAAGCGGCGGCGAGGCAGTTGGCGAGGAAGGGGTGGCTGAAGAGGCGTGAGGAGCGGAGGAGGCGGGCGTGGAGCGCCGCAGCGGCGGACAGAGAAGCGGAGCGGGCAAGAAGCGCTGAGAGGGCGGCGACTGTCGGGCTGTCCCTCACCATTCGGCCGCCGTCACCCTCCGGCGCCGACAAGGAGCCTTCCTGCCCCCTGCATCCCTGCCGGCGAGGCTGCGGCCCTCGACTCCGGTTGATGCCGTgctggagaagttgatcagagctTTATGTATACTACAACCAGTAAACCAAAGTGGAAGCATCAAAGGAAGTGAATTCTTTTTTGAGTTCTAGCCGCTTTCTTTTGAATCCAAGTTCAAATTAGATTAGAAAGACCCCATTTGCTTTCTTTTTGGATAAAGAGTGAATTTATTAGCTAGCAATAGGAATACATCCAGCTTTCATAGTTGTCTTCTTTTTCTTCCGAATAGTTTTCATAGTTGTGTCCGGTAGAAAAACCCTACATACCTATCAGAATAGGGATACATTCTGTTTTCATAGTTGTGTTTTTTATTGCGGATAGTTTTCATGGTTGTATTTGATAGAAAGACCCTACGTGCCAGCGTGAagagaaccccccccccccctagggtcTCGCAACTAGGGTTTTCCAGTCTTCAAGTGGCGACGCCGCCAtgaattcattcttccggctctCCGCCGTTCACAAGTCCTCCCTCCTTCTTGGGCCGATCTTGGGGACAACTCGCTTTGTCTACCCGACCTTGGTTGGACGACGGGAGTGTCTAGGGTCTAGAGGTTGTTGTCAGGCTTCTGCGGGTTTTGACAATGGTGGAATCACATGAAGGGATTGGTTCTCGAGATCAGGGGATGAATGAGGCCACCAGGTTGCTAGAGCGGCTAAACCTGTAGGATGAAGAGATTGATGATCTGGTTTGGGAAGAGGAATTGGAAGTGGATGAAATCAAGCTGAAGTGTCTCGCGTTTGGTTGTCTCTTGACAGGAAGTTTCAGTCATAGCGCTCTGTTAGCTAATATGCGGGCAACATGGAACCCAGCTCAAGCAGTAGTGTGGAGGAGAATTAATTCCAACGTATTTGCAATTCAGTTTAATTGTATAGGGAACTGGAACAAATAAATGCATTAGGGTCCATGGGAACTTCGCGGATATGTTATTATTTTATTAGAGTACGATGGCATCTCAAGTCCTGAAAAAG is drawn from Aegilops tauschii subsp. strangulata cultivar AL8/78 chromosome 1, Aet v6.0, whole genome shotgun sequence and contains these coding sequences:
- the LOC109778330 gene encoding pentatricopeptide repeat-containing protein At1g43980, mitochondrial; this translates as MVRDSPTVAALSALLARSASLSAAAALHARLLRSSRLFSHPFLANCLAAAYSRLGATPAAIALLTHAPGGAANRFSRNILLAALLKSRDLPAARRLFDGMPHRDTVAYNSIISGYSRSGRADEALRLARRMRELGVRPSAFTFSIVSSAVCSAPHGMQVHAAAVRHGSAQHNAVVGNTLVDMYRRVGLLEYAMRVFWNMNELDMVSMNSVMSVYKDDGQSSAVFECFRLTRSHGFSVDECSVSTVLTACTDIEDLAKGDQLLALCVKTGLLSNSIICSAVIGLLSMSDRLPDAVRLFEGLTKWDSETCNAMISCYARSGLMEHALGLFVIALRNAVLPTEFTFASVLRWSSCFGLMEQGTQIHALVYKCGFEDDMIVATALIDMYCKLGSLKHARKLFDSVCVKDLVLWNTMIIGLSQNGGGREALGVFWWMLDCGVKPDRITLFGALSACSLGGLVNEAMDIISLFKAKYHVVPGLEHYACVADMLSRAGLFREAEDLVQNKLQKCNTAALLNILEACMIQGDFAMAESIAENMLKLKPQSSLPYTVLARTYGARCKWESMARMWRSMEALGAKKVGECSWLCIKNEIHVFTSEQILHQGSEATYAVLDLLFWDMMDEISMMDRIHAPGCVDIIHTQDPKKRKGFDCLQQFLDCTL